Genomic DNA from Desulfurivibrio alkaliphilus AHT 2:
CGCCCCGGCTGGAGTTGGCCTACAGCCCCCTGGTGGATCGCAAGGAGTTTCCCGACCGGGTGGATCTGGCCCTGCTGGAAGGAGCAGTGAGCACCCCCGAGGATGAGGCCAAGGCCCGGCTGGTGCGGGCGCACAGCCGGCTGGTGGTGGCCCTGGGCGACTGCGCCTGCCAAGGCAATGTACCGGCGCTGCGCAACCGGCTGGATAATGAGCAACTGCTGGATCTGGTCTACCGGCAACAAGCCGACGGCCCGGCGGCGGCCCCGCCCGACCGCAATGTGCCGCCACTGCTGACACACAGCCTGCCGCTGCACCGGGTGATTGCGGTGGACCTGTTTCTGCCCGGCTGCCCACCGCCGCCGGCGGCCATTGTCCGGGCCTTGACGGCGGTGCTGGATGGGGAAACGCTGTCCGAGCTACCAACCCTCAAATTCGGCTGACGATTACCCTTATATCTATATCGAGGAAGGAAATTGCCCAAAACCATCACCATCGACCCGGTCACCCGTATCGAGGGCCACGCCCGGATCACCATCACCCTGGACGACCGGGGCCTGGTGGAGGATTGCCGCCTGCATGTCACCCAGTTGCGGGGTTTTGAAGCCTTTTGCGTGGGGCGGCCACTGGCGGAAATGCCATCGCTTACCGCCCGCACCTGCGGGATTTGCCCGGTTAGTCATCTGCTGGCCTCGGCCAAGGCCTGCGACGAGTTGCTGGCGGTGCGGATTCCTCCGGCGGCGGTGCGGCTGCGCCAACTGCTCAACTACGGCCAACTGGTGCAGTCCCACGCCTTGAGTTTCTTTCACCTGGCCTCGCCGGATCTGCTGCTGGGGATGGATGCCGCGCCGGAACAGCGCAACATTTTCGGCCTGGCCGCCGCCCGGCCCGAGGTGGCCAAAGAGGGTATCGCCCTGCGCCGCTTCGGCCAGCAGCTCATCGAACGGCTGGCCGGTAAAAGGATTCACCCCGACTGGGTGGTGCCCGGCGGGGTCAGCCGCCCTTTAAGCCGGGAAAACGGCGCGGCCATCGCCGCCGAACTGCCGGGCATGCTGCAGGCGGCCCAAAACAACCTGGTTCTCCTGCAAGGGGTGCTGGAGAATTTCACCGCCGAAATCGCCCATTTCGCCAACTTTCCCAGCGGCTGGCTGGCCCTGGCCGGGGAGGCGGGACAACTGGAATACTACGACGGCCCCCTGCGCCTGCTCGACCAGCAAGGAGAGGAACTGTTCAGCGAAGCGGACCCGCTGCGCTACCAGCAGCAGCTGGCGGAACAGAGCGAAGCTGACAGCTATCTCAAATCCCCCTACCACCGCCCCCAGGGGCCGGAAGCCGGCCTGTACCGGGTGGGGCCCCTGGCCCGGCTCAATGCCGCCCGGCGCTGCGGCACCCCCCTGGCCGACGAGGCCTTGGCGGCCTTCCGGGAACTATCCCCCCAAGGGCCGGTGACCAGTTCCTTTCACTACCACTACGCCCGCTTGATCGAGATTATCCACGGGCTGGAGAAAATCCAACAATTGCTGGCCGACGACACCATTTACGACCCCCGGGTCCGAGCCACCGCCGGGGCCAACGCCCCGGAAGGGGTGGGAATCTGTGAAGCACCGCGGGGCACCCTGATCCACCACTACCGGATTGATGAGCAGGGGCGAATCAGCGCGGTTAACATGATGATCGCCACCGGCCACAACAGCCTGGCCATCCAGCGAGGGTTAAAGCAGGCGGCCCGGGCCTTCATCAACGGTAACGGGGAAAATGACGGGGAAAGCGGAAAGCGGGCGGAAAGCAGGGAAATCGCCGAGAATAAGGAGATCAGGGAGGGACTGCTCAACCGCATCGAAGCGGTGTTGCGCTGCTACGACCCCTGCCTGAGCTGCTCCACTCACGCCTTGGGGCAAATGCCCCTGGCGGTGGAACTTCGTACAAGAAGAGGGGCGTTGATCCACCAACTAAACCGAGGTAACTGAGCAAGGGGGGCACGGGCAAGTGGTCATGGGGCGCATCCGGTTGCGGCACCCCATGACCACTTACCTTACTGTTAGTGCTTGAAAGAGCGCTGGCCGGTGAACTTCATGGCCACCTTGGGGTCGGCCTCGTTGCAGGCGACGATGGTTTCGAAATCCCGGGCCGAACCGCCGGCCTGGAGGATGGCGGAAACCCCCTGGTTGATGCCGACATCGGCCCCGTCGCGGAAGGGGAAGAAGGCGTCGGAGATCATCACCGAGCCGGGCAGGCCGGCCCGGTCGGCCTTGGTCCTGGCGTCGATCTCTTCCTGCTGGGCCTTGTCCCGTTTGCCCTGCTGAATCTCCAAGGCCAGTTGAGCGTACGGAATGCCGTGGGTGTCGAAGCAGAGCAGGTCGGCATATTTTACATACGCCTTGTGCACGGCGATCTCCGCCACCCCGACCCGATCCTGCTCACCGGTGCCGATTCCCACCGTGCAGCCGTCTTTAACGTAGATCACCGAGTTGGAAGTCACCCCGTGTTCCACCGCCCAGCCGAAGATCATGTCGTCGATCTCCCGGGCGTCGGGCTCCCGCTCCACCTTGTACTCCTCACCCTTCCAAGTGGCCGCCGCCGGCTTGAGATCCGCCGCGCTGCGGATGGAATTAACCGCCGACTGCTGAACGATCAGGCCGCCGTCGATCAGGCTTTTGAAGTCGACAAAACGGAATTTTTCAAATTCCGCCAGCCGGTCGAGGCGGTCGATCCGCACCACCCGCAGGTTTTTACGCTGACCTAAAATCTCCAGGGTACCCTGGTCAAATTCCGGGGCGCAGACCACCTCCAGGTAGTTCTGGCTCAGCAGTTCGGCGGTGGCCTTGTCGCAGGGACGGTTGAGGACCACCGCCCCGCCGAAGGCGGCGATGCGGTCGGCCCGGTTGGCCCGGTTGAAGGCGTCGGCCAGGTCTTTACCGTAGGCCGCGCCACAGGGATTGTTGTGCTTGAGAATCACCGCCGCCGGCCGGTCCATCAGGTACTTGATGATATTGAGGCCGTTGTCGATGTCGGTGAGGTTGATCTTACCCGGATGCTTGCCCACCTGCAGCATGTCGGCGGCCTTGATACCGCTGACCAGGCCATGGCCCGGCTCGATAAAGCGGCAATCGCCCAGGGTCAGGTTACCACCCACCAACTCATAGAGGGCCGCCTCCTGATCGGGGTTTTCGCCGTAGCGAATGCCGCGCTCTTCCACCGTACCGTCATCCTGGGTCAGCTTCCAGGTGCGTTTGCGGTAAACCATGGTCTGGTCACCGAAGGTGATGGTCATGTCCATGGGGAAGTGATCGCCCAGGATGGTGGTGTACATCTTTTTCAGATCAGCCATTGCTCGACTCCTTTTTATTTATATGATGAAAGGGGCATAAGCGACAAAGCGAAGTTAAGTTGGAGGCCGCTGTTTTTTGTGCAGCGCCGACAAGTTTTAGCAAAGAATCAAGCGCATGGCAAGCTTATCCGGCCCTGGCCCGGTTACTGCTGAGAGCCGGCTTGCTGGAACACCGCATCCCAGTCTTTGCGGACCGGATCGAAGCCCTTGGCCCGAATGGCGGCGGCCACCTCTTCGATGCTGCGCGAATCGCCAATGGAAAATTGCTCGCCGGTGGCGCCGGTATCGCCGTAGCCGCCGGGAATGGTGCAGGAGCCAGCGGAATAACGTGTTGGGGCAAGGCCGATCATGCCGTCCCGGAAACGGACCTCCTCGCGGGTGGAGAGCACCAGCCCCACATCCTCGTCAAAAAGGCGCAGGGCAAACAGCAGTTGGCTGAGATTTTTTTCACTGACCGGTACCAACGGGGCGAAGCCGCCGGCGGCCGGGCGCAGGCGAGGAAAGGAAATGGTTACCGCCGTGCGCCAGGCCAGCTTGCGCAGATAAGCCAGGTGTAACCCCAGCGCCAGCCCCTCGGCTCGCCAGTCGGCCAGGCCCAGCAGAGCCCCCAGGCCGACTTCGCGCATACCGGCCAGGGCCACCCGGGCGGGAATCTCCAGCCGGCGATCGTAGTCGGCTTTAAGGCCGGCGATATGAACCTGGTCGTAGGTGCGCCGATCGTAGGTTTCCTGGTAAACCGCCACCCCGGTGATCCCGGCGGCAAAGAGCCGGGCGTACTCATCCCTGGTCAGGGGTTGCACTTCAATGGCGATGGAGGCAAAGCGGTGGCGTAGGCGAGTGGCCAGTTCGGCCAGATAGTCGACCCCCAGCCGGGCCGGCGCCTCACCGGCTACCAGCAGGATATGGCTGAACCCTCGGCGGGCCAGGATAAGGGCCTCTTTTTCCGCCTCTTCCAGGGCCAACACCCGTCGCTCAATACGGTTTTCCACCGAAAACCCGCAGTAAAGGCAGCGGTTGGCACAGAAGCTGGAAAGATAAAGCGGGGCGTAAAGCTGGATCACCCGGCCGAAACGCTGCCGGGTCAAACGTCCGGCCAGGTCTGCCATTTCCGCCAGGCGGGGTTCGGCCGCCGCTGAGAGCAGGGCCGCCAGATCTGTGTCACTGCGGCGGGGCCGGCGCAAGGCCCGTTCCACGTCGGCCGGCGTACTGGCGGCAATGCGGGCTTGCAGTTGGCTGAACTCGGGAAGGCGGAAAGGCGGCACAGCTTGGCCGGTAACGTTATTCATCACGTAAGAAATCAAGCCCCTGCACAGGGGAAGAGGCCTCGGCCTGTGACCGACGCTCGCCCGGGCCGGCCTCATAGGCCAGGCGTCCGGCATCAACGGCGGCGGCAAAGGCCCGGGCCATCATTACCGGGTCGGAGGCCACCGCAATAGCCGTGTTGACCAACACCGCGTCGGCCCCCAGCTCCATGGCCTCGGCGGCGTGGGAAGGCAGCCCCAAGCCGGCATCCACCACCACCGGTACCCTGGCCTGCTCGATGATAATCTCCACCTGCAACCGGGTTTGCAGTCCCTGGTTGGTGCCGATGGGTGATCCCAGAGGCATCACCGCCGCCGCCCCAACATCTTGCAGACGCAGGGCCAGGATGGGATCAGCGTTTATGTAGGGCAGCACCACAAAGCCGTCGGCCACCAGTTGCTCGGTGGCCTTGAGGGTCTCCACCGGATCGGGCAACAGCGTGCGGGGGTCGGGGGTAACTTCCAGTTTCAACCAGTTGGTTCCCCCCACCGCCCGGGCCAGTTTGGCCAGGCGCACGGCCTCGGCGGCATCACGGGCACCCGAGGTGTTGGGAAGGAAAAAGAAGCGCTCCCGATCGAGTACGCTCATAATATCATCGGCAGGGTCAGCCAGGTCCACCCGGCGCAGAGCCACGGTTACCATTTCGCTGCCGGAGGCCTCAAGGGCCGCCCTCATCACGGCGGCCGAAGAGAACTTGCCGGTGCCGGTGAAAAGCCGGGAGCGAAAATTCCGGCCGGCAATGTTCAACATCTCAACCTCCTCCCACAAAACGAATCAGTTCCAACCGCGCTCCGGCCGACAGTTCGGTTACCGCCAGTTCCTCCGGGTTGAGCACCCGGCCGTCGAGTTCCGCCGCCACTTGCTGCGGCTCCAATGCCAAATCGCGGATCAAGGTAGCCACCGTGCTGCCGGCGGCTACCTGGCGCGGCTGGCCGTTGCAGGTAATGGTGATGCGGTCGGTAGAATTATCCATCGGTTAACAGGGTTGATCTCGGTAAAAATAGACCTTCAGCCGGGCTGCTGAAGGGTTAAGCCACAAACAACAAAAGCCGGCAGTCTATGCCGGCTTTTGTTGCGATCTGGGGCAAGCTGGCTTGCCCTATCCATGGCCGCTGGGGCTTATTCTGCCGCGGCGGCTTCTGATGCCTGGTCTTCCTTCTCCTGGTAATTCACCATTTCCAGGATCGCCATGGAAGCAGCATCGCCCACCCGTTGGCCGGTTCGGATAATCCGGGTGTAACCGCCGGCCCGCTCTTTATACTCCTGGCTCAGGGTATCAAAGAGTTTCGCCACCACTTTCTTGTCGCGAACCACCGCCAGAGCCTGCCGGCGGGCATGAAGATCGCCGCGCTTGCCCAGCGTGATCATCTTGTCGGCCACCTTGCGCACCTCCTTGGCCTTGGCAACCGTGGTAACGATCCGCTCATGCTGGAGCAGTGAAGTCACCATGTTGCGTATCATCGCTTGCCGGTGCGGGGTGGTACGAGAAAGGCGATTGCCGCTTTTTCTATGTCGCATGATTATATCCTCACAAAGACCGCTTATAAATTCATTCCACTAATTCTTTCAGCAGACCCGTTCATCTGTTGATCCGGCCGGCTCAGTGTATGCGTTGAACCGTCTCGCGCCCTAACCTCAGAACGTTTACTCTTCTTCAGGCTCATCAGCTGGCGGTTCCCAGCCATCGATCTTCATACCCAGGTAGAGATCCATCTCGGAGAGCAGTTGCTTGATCTCGTTTAAAGACTTACGGCCGAAGTTCTTGGTTTTCAGCATCTCGGCCTCGGTCTTTTGCACCAGCTCGCCGATATGGCGAATCTCGGCGTTACGCAAACAGTTGGCCGAGCGTACCGAAAGCTCCAGATCCTCTACGCTGCGGTATAGATTCTCGTTGAGCTGGGGCTGCTCGCCGCTCTCTTTCTCCTTTTTCACCGGTACCACGGCACTCTCATCGAAGTTGATGAAGACCTGCATCTGCTCCTTGAGAATCTTGGCGGCATAGGCCAAGGCATCCTCGGGCAGGATGCTGCCGTCGGTGGTAATCTCCAGGGTAAGCTTGTCGTAGTCGGTCTGCTGACCGACCCGGGCCTGACTGGTGATTACCCTAACGTTGCGGATGGGGGTAAAGACGGAATCCAGGGGAATCACGCCAATGGGCTGATCTTCACGCTTGTTGCGCTCCGCCGGCACATAACCCTTGCCCCAGTCAACTTCCAGTTCGGCATCAAACTTGCCGTCTCCGGTGATGGTGCAGATATGCTGTTCGGGGTTCATTACCTCAACCTGAGGATCGCCAATAATGTCGCCGGCGGTTACCACCCCTTTTTTCTTCTTCTCAATCCGAACCGTTTTGGCCTCGCCGGAGTGCAGGCGCAGGCGCACTTCTTTTAGGTTCAGAATAATCTCGGTGGCGTCTTCCTTGATCCCCGGGATGGTGGAGAGTTCATGCAGCACCCCCTCAATTTTCACCGAGGTAATGGCCGCCCCACGAATGGACGACAGCAGAATCCGCCGCAGGGAGTTGCCGATGGTGGTGGCAAAGCCACGCTCCAGCGGCTGACAGATAAATTTTCCGAAGCTTGCAGTATGGGTATCCTGGTCAACCTCAAGCTTTTCCGGAAAAATCAGGTCATGCCAGTTGCGATAAAATGTATCGTTCTCTTTCGTCATTTCAGTCCTGCTCTTCCCTGGCTGAGATTAGAAGGGGTCGGCTGGTCAGCAATTACTTGGAGTAAAGCTCGACAATCAGCTGCTCTTGAATCGGCATGGTCAGTTCCTGACGATCCGGAGCGCTTTTAACCGTGCCGCTGAAGGCATCCTGGTTGAGTTCCAACCAGGTAGGCACCCCACGCCGGGCCACGGCGGCCAGGCTTTCCTTGATGGCTTCCACCTCTCGGGATTTTTCCCGCAGGGTGATTACATCGCCAACCTTGACCTGCAGGGAGGGAATATTGACCTTGCGACCGTTGAGCAAAAAGTGATTATGCCGCACCAGATGACGGGCCTGATTACGGGAGGCAGCAAAGCCCAGCCGGTAGACCACATTATCCAGCCGGGATTCCAGCATCTGCAGCAAAATCTCACCAGTTACCCCACGGCGGCGCTCAGCCTCATCGAAGTAACGGCGAAACTGATCTTCCAGCATGCCGTAAATCCGTTTTACTTTCTGTTTCTCGCGCAGCTGCAGAGCATAGTCGGACACCTTCCGCAAACGCGCCTGGCCGTGTTGGCCGGGAGCATAAGACCGGCGTTCAAACGAGCACTTGTCGGAGTAACAGCGGTCTCCTTTCAAAAAGAGCTTCAATTTTTCCCGCCGACACTGCCGGCAAACCGCACCTGTATATCTGGCCACTTTGTTTCTCCTAAGCTTACGTCTTAGTAATACTGAATAATCTCAAATCTTCGACAACGCCAACCCAGCATCCATTGCCAACCCAGTTAGCACCCGGTCGCTCACTGTGGAGTAAAAGCTGTTGCAGCAGTGCAAATACGGGCAAGCGGTCCGGCGCCGCGTACCTCAGGTACGCAAGCCGGGCCGATCGCCCGATGTTGCGCTGCTGCAGCAGCTTTTACTAGACGCGACGTCGTTTGGGGGGCTTGCACCCGTTATGGGGCAGGGTGGTCATGTCGCGGATATAGTTAACCTCAATCCCCGCCACCTGCAGGGCACGAATCGCCGATTCGCGGCCCGGCCCCGGACCGTTGACCCGCACTTCAACCTTACGCAACCCGTGCTCCTGGGCCTTTTTCACCGCGGTTTCCACCGCGTTCTGGGCTGCAAAAGGAGTGCTCTTGCGCGATCCCTTAAAGCCAAGGCAGCCGGAACTGCACCAGGAAATCACGTTACCACGCTGGTCGGCAAAGGTAACGATGGTGTTGTTGAAGGTTGATTTAATAAAGCAGATCCCCTCGGGGATATTTTTCTTGTCCCTTTTCTTCGGACGCGCGGTTTTGGGCTTAGCCATTGCTGCTCCTGATTACGTTCCTTTTGATCTTACCTGCTACTTCTTGGTCTTGACCGCAGCGCGACGAGGTCCTTTACGGGTCCGCGCGTTGGTACTGGTCCGCTGGCCGCGGCATGGCAGACCTTTACGGTGACGCAACCCACGGTAACATCCCAGGTCCATCAACCGCTTGATATCCATCCCGACCTCACGACGACGATCACCTTCAACAACATAATCCTCTTCGATAATCCGCCGTACTTCGGCGACCTCGTTATCGGTCAATTCGTCGCTGTTACGATCGTAGGGCAGTTTGGCCAGATCCAGGATCCTGCGGGCGGAAGGACGGCCGATCCCGTAAATGTAGGTCAGCGCCACTTCCATGTGCTTGTTTTTGGGAATATCAACACCAGCTATACGTGCCAAGGTTTTCCTCCGTTACCAAAAAATTATCCCTGACGCTGCTTGTGCTTCTTGATCTTACAAGAAACCCGCAATACGCCTTTGCGTTTGAAGACTCGGCATTCGCTGCATATCTTTTTGACGGAAGCCTGAACTTTCATGACCGCACCTCGTAAAGTTAACCAACCTATCGCTTGTTCTTGGAGCGAAAGGTCACCCGACCGCGGGTCAGATCATAGGGAGAAAGCTCCACCGTGACCCGATCACCGGGCAGTATTTTAATGAAATGCATTCGCATTTTACCAGATATATGGGCCAGCACCCGATGACCGTTGTCCAGTTCAACGCGAAACATGGCGTTGGGCAACGGCTCGATGATGGTCCCTTCGACCGTAATCGGTTCTTCCTTCGACATAACTATCTGTCTACTCCGCAGGCCGACATCAGCGGTCGGCAAATTGAAAATTTGGCACTATACTCTAAATAAAAAAAAATGCCGCTTATTTTTTGCAACCTGCCCGCCGGGACTCATAAAGTACTTAGTACCCGCGGGCCATTATCGGTCACTGCCACCGAATGTTCAAAGTGGGCCGAGAATTTCCGGTCCGTAGTAATAACCGTCCAGCCATCGGAGAGTATCTTAACGTCCGCAGTGCCCATGTTAACCATGGGTTCAATGGCCAACACCATGCCCGCCACCAGGCGGGGTGAGCCGTTGCTGCGCACGTAGTTAGGTATTTCCGGCGGTTCGTGCAACTGGCTGCCGATCCCGTGGCCGACAAACTGGCGCACCACCGAAAACCCCTGCTCTTCCACGTAGTCCTGGACAGCCCGCGAAATGTCATTGATTCGCTTGCCTACCTGGACCTGGGCTATGGCACGCTCCAGCGATTCCTGGGTAACCAGCAGCAACTCCCTGACCCGGGAGGATACTTCCCCCACCGGCACGGTGATGGCGGCATCGCCGTAGAAGCCCTGCCATTTCACGCCAAAGTCGATGCTGACAATGTCCCCCTCCCGCAAAGTAACTTTGGGTGAGGGAATGCCATGCACCACCTGTTCATTGACCGATACACAGAGGCTACCGGGAAAGCCGCGATAGCCCTTGAATGCCGGCACTCCTCCGCGGCCGCGGGCATATTCTTCGGCCCAGGCGTCAAGCTGGGCCGTGCTCACCCCAGGCTTAATCCGTTCCCGGAGCATGGCCAGGGCACCGGCCACAATCCGATTGGCCTCCGCCATGATCTCAATTTCCGCCGCCGACTTCAGGACCGCCGCTTTTGCCATCAATCGACCGCCCCGTTAACGCCTTCCTTTGAAACGGCCCTGCTTGAGGAAACCATCGTAATTACGCATCATGGTATGAGATTCAATCTGCCCGATGGTGTCGATGGAAACCACCACTACAATGAGCAGGGCCGTACCGCCGAAGTAAAAGGGGACGTTGAATTCGTTGATCAATACCGTCGGCAATACGCAGATGGCACTCATGTAAGCCGCCCCGACCACGGTCAGGCGGGTAATCACCTTGTCCAGGAAATCAGCGGTCTTCTTGCCGGGCCTGACCCCGGGGACAAAGCCACCATTACGCTTCAGATTATCCGCCACATCGACGGGATTAAAAGTCACCGCCACATAGAAAAAGCAGAAGAAAATCAAAAAAACGACAAAAACCACCGTATGCGGCAGGCTCCCCCAGGCCATGAAGGCACTGGCCCGCTGCACCCAGTCGATGTGAATAAAGTTCCCCATGGTTTCCGGAAACATCATCAGCGAGGAGGCAAAAATTGCCGGAATAACCCCGGCCATGTTCACTTTCAGCGGCAGATGCGACTGCTGGCCGCCGTACATCCGGCGACCGACCATACGTTTGGCGTACTGCACCGGAATCCGCCGCTGGGCGGTTTCCACAAAGACTATGAAGCCGGTAACCGCCAGCACCATAACCAGCAGCAGGGGCAGAAATACCATGGGCAATTCGCCGGTGCCGGCCATCTGGAAGGTGTTGGCGATGGCGGCGGGCATACTGGCCAGAATCCCGGCGTAGATAATCAGCGAGATGCCGTTGCCGATCCCCCGCTCGGTCATCTGTTCACCCAGCCACATGACAAAGGCGGTGCCACAGGTCAGGGTAATCATGGTCGTCAGCCGAAATCCCCAGCCCGGCTCAATGACGATGGGAAGTTCGCCCGGAGCGGTCATCCCTTCCAGGCCGATACTGATGATTATCCCCTGGATCATGGCCAGGCCGATGGTGGCATAACGGGTGTACTGGGTGATCTTCTGCCGGCCGGACTCCCCTTCCTTCTTCAGGGCCTCCAGGTAGGGCACCACCACGGTGAGCAGCTGAAAGATAATGGAGGCACTGATATAGGGCATGATCCCCAGGGCAAAGATGGAAAAGTTTTCCAAAGCCCCACCGGAGAACATGTTGAACATATCAAACAGTCCACCGACCTGCTCAAAAAAAGCAGTTATCGCCTCGCCGTTGACCCCGGGCGTGGGCACTTGCACCCCGGCCCGATATACCGCGAGCATGGCCAGCGTAAAGAAAATTCTCCGGCGCAGCTCCGGAATTCCGGCGGCACTACCAACACCTGCCTGCATTAATTACCCCTCAGGCCGCAGCGGTTACCGAACCGCCGGCGGCTTCAATTTTACTGCGGGCAGAGTCGCTGACTTTGTCCACACTAACCTGCAACGCCACGGTCAACTCACCGTCACCCAGGATCTTGATCCCCTGCTCCTTGGCCGAAACCAGCCCGGCAGCCACCAGGGCGGCGCGGTCAACCTGAGCATTGGCTTCAAACCGATTCAGGTCCTGCACGTTGACTACGGCGTAAACCTTGCGAAAGGGATTGCGGAAGCCGCGTTTGGGGATTCGCCGCTGCAGGGGCATCTGGCCGCCTTCAAAACCTGGCTTGATGCCGCTGCCGGAACGGGCCTTGTAGCCTTTATGACCCCGGCCGGAGGTCTTACCATGGCCGGTGCCGGGTCCGCGACCCACCCGCTTCTTGGGTTTACGAGAGCCGGGATGGGGTGAAAGATTGCTCAAATTCAACATTATATTTCCTCCACGTCCACCAGATGACGGACCTTGGCGACCATGCCCCGAATCTCCGGAGTATCCTTGCGGATCATGGTCTTGTGGGTTCTGGTTAAACCGAGACCGGTCAGGGTCTGACGAATTTTGTCGGTGCTGCCGATGGCGCTTTTGCGCAAGGTCAGCTTAAGTTCATTTCCAGCCATGATTTACCTCGGCCTCGCTCTAATCTTAAAAAGTAATTTCTTCTACGCTTTTGCCCCGCATTCTAGCCACTTTGGCCGGATTACGAAGCCGGCGCAAGCCGTCCAGGGTGGCCTTGACCATGTTGTGGGGGTTGTGGGAGCCAATGCACTTGGTCAGAATATTGTTAATCCCGGCCGCTTCCAGCACCGCTCGCACCGGACCGCCGGCAATAACGCCAGTACCGGCAGCAGCAGGCTTGAGCATAACCTGACCAGCTCCAAACTTACCCATGATCTCATGGGGGATGCTCACTTCATTGAGGGCCACCGACTGCATATCCTTGCGGGCCTTTTCCACCCCTTTACGGATCGCTTCCGGCACCTGGTTGGCCTTGCCAA
This window encodes:
- a CDS encoding Ni/Fe hydrogenase subunit alpha translates to MPKTITIDPVTRIEGHARITITLDDRGLVEDCRLHVTQLRGFEAFCVGRPLAEMPSLTARTCGICPVSHLLASAKACDELLAVRIPPAAVRLRQLLNYGQLVQSHALSFFHLASPDLLLGMDAAPEQRNIFGLAAARPEVAKEGIALRRFGQQLIERLAGKRIHPDWVVPGGVSRPLSRENGAAIAAELPGMLQAAQNNLVLLQGVLENFTAEIAHFANFPSGWLALAGEAGQLEYYDGPLRLLDQQGEELFSEADPLRYQQQLAEQSEADSYLKSPYHRPQGPEAGLYRVGPLARLNAARRCGTPLADEALAAFRELSPQGPVTSSFHYHYARLIEIIHGLEKIQQLLADDTIYDPRVRATAGANAPEGVGICEAPRGTLIHHYRIDEQGRISAVNMMIATGHNSLAIQRGLKQAARAFINGNGENDGESGKRAESREIAENKEIREGLLNRIEAVLRCYDPCLSCSTHALGQMPLAVELRTRRGALIHQLNRGN
- the rpsK gene encoding 30S ribosomal protein S11, with the translated sequence MAKPKTARPKKRDKKNIPEGICFIKSTFNNTIVTFADQRGNVISWCSSGCLGFKGSRKSTPFAAQNAVETAVKKAQEHGLRKVEVRVNGPGPGRESAIRALQVAGIEVNYIRDMTTLPHNGCKPPKRRRV
- a CDS encoding thiazole synthase, with product MLNIAGRNFRSRLFTGTGKFSSAAVMRAALEASGSEMVTVALRRVDLADPADDIMSVLDRERFFFLPNTSGARDAAEAVRLAKLARAVGGTNWLKLEVTPDPRTLLPDPVETLKATEQLVADGFVVLPYINADPILALRLQDVGAAAVMPLGSPIGTNQGLQTRLQVEIIIEQARVPVVVDAGLGLPSHAAEAMELGADAVLVNTAIAVASDPVMMARAFAAAVDAGRLAYEAGPGERRSQAEASSPVQGLDFLRDE
- the rpsD gene encoding 30S ribosomal protein S4, whose amino-acid sequence is MARYTGAVCRQCRREKLKLFLKGDRCYSDKCSFERRSYAPGQHGQARLRKVSDYALQLREKQKVKRIYGMLEDQFRRYFDEAERRRGVTGEILLQMLESRLDNVVYRLGFAASRNQARHLVRHNHFLLNGRKVNIPSLQVKVGDVITLREKSREVEAIKESLAAVARRGVPTWLELNQDAFSGTVKSAPDRQELTMPIQEQLIVELYSK
- the rplQ gene encoding 50S ribosomal protein L17, which produces MRHRKSGNRLSRTTPHRQAMIRNMVTSLLQHERIVTTVAKAKEVRKVADKMITLGKRGDLHARRQALAVVRDKKVVAKLFDTLSQEYKERAGGYTRIIRTGQRVGDAASMAILEMVNYQEKEDQASEAAAAE
- a CDS encoding DNA-directed RNA polymerase subunit alpha, with the protein product MTKENDTFYRNWHDLIFPEKLEVDQDTHTASFGKFICQPLERGFATTIGNSLRRILLSSIRGAAITSVKIEGVLHELSTIPGIKEDATEIILNLKEVRLRLHSGEAKTVRIEKKKKGVVTAGDIIGDPQVEVMNPEQHICTITGDGKFDAELEVDWGKGYVPAERNKREDQPIGVIPLDSVFTPIRNVRVITSQARVGQQTDYDKLTLEITTDGSILPEDALAYAAKILKEQMQVFINFDESAVVPVKKEKESGEQPQLNENLYRSVEDLELSVRSANCLRNAEIRHIGELVQKTEAEMLKTKNFGRKSLNEIKQLLSEMDLYLGMKIDGWEPPADEPEEE
- the rpsM gene encoding 30S ribosomal protein S13; protein product: MARIAGVDIPKNKHMEVALTYIYGIGRPSARRILDLAKLPYDRNSDELTDNEVAEVRRIIEEDYVVEGDRRREVGMDIKRLMDLGCYRGLRHRKGLPCRGQRTSTNARTRKGPRRAAVKTKK
- a CDS encoding hydrogenase — protein: MSGRLRVATVWLDGCSGCHMSFLDMDELLLELAPRLELAYSPLVDRKEFPDRVDLALLEGAVSTPEDEAKARLVRAHSRLVVALGDCACQGNVPALRNRLDNEQLLDLVYRQQADGPAAAPPDRNVPPLLTHSLPLHRVIAVDLFLPGCPPPPAAIVRALTAVLDGETLSELPTLKFG
- a CDS encoding IMP cyclohydrolase; the protein is MADLKKMYTTILGDHFPMDMTITFGDQTMVYRKRTWKLTQDDGTVEERGIRYGENPDQEAALYELVGGNLTLGDCRFIEPGHGLVSGIKAADMLQVGKHPGKINLTDIDNGLNIIKYLMDRPAAVILKHNNPCGAAYGKDLADAFNRANRADRIAAFGGAVVLNRPCDKATAELLSQNYLEVVCAPEFDQGTLEILGQRKNLRVVRIDRLDRLAEFEKFRFVDFKSLIDGGLIVQQSAVNSIRSAADLKPAAATWKGEEYKVEREPDAREIDDMIFGWAVEHGVTSNSVIYVKDGCTVGIGTGEQDRVGVAEIAVHKAYVKYADLLCFDTHGIPYAQLALEIQQGKRDKAQQEEIDARTKADRAGLPGSVMISDAFFPFRDGADVGINQGVSAILQAGGSARDFETIVACNEADPKVAMKFTGQRSFKH
- the thiS gene encoding sulfur carrier protein ThiS, with protein sequence MDNSTDRITITCNGQPRQVAAGSTVATLIRDLALEPQQVAAELDGRVLNPEELAVTELSAGARLELIRFVGGG
- the thiH gene encoding 2-iminoacetate synthase ThiH — protein: MNNVTGQAVPPFRLPEFSQLQARIAASTPADVERALRRPRRSDTDLAALLSAAAEPRLAEMADLAGRLTRQRFGRVIQLYAPLYLSSFCANRCLYCGFSVENRIERRVLALEEAEKEALILARRGFSHILLVAGEAPARLGVDYLAELATRLRHRFASIAIEVQPLTRDEYARLFAAGITGVAVYQETYDRRTYDQVHIAGLKADYDRRLEIPARVALAGMREVGLGALLGLADWRAEGLALGLHLAYLRKLAWRTAVTISFPRLRPAAGGFAPLVPVSEKNLSQLLFALRLFDEDVGLVLSTREEVRFRDGMIGLAPTRYSAGSCTIPGGYGDTGATGEQFSIGDSRSIEEVAAAIRAKGFDPVRKDWDAVFQQAGSQQ